From one Rattus norvegicus strain BN/NHsdMcwi chromosome 7, GRCr8, whole genome shotgun sequence genomic stretch:
- the Olr906 gene encoding olfactory receptor Olr906 has product MKNHSMINEFVLLGISDTPEVQVVIFIFLFIAYILSVTGNLTIITLTLLDSQLKTPMYFFLRNFSFLEIIFTSVSIPRFLEAIITKVKTISYNNCLTQLFFFISMGVSEFFLLTAMSYDRYVAICKPLHYTLIMNQKVCTLLVLTSWMGGFLTIFPLLMLFLKLDFCASNIIDHFCCDYFPILQLSCSDTWLLETIGFYFAFVTLLFTLALVILSYICIISTILRFPSASQRKKAFSTCSSHMIVISISYGSCIFMYVKPSANERASLTKGVALLNTSIAPMLNPFIYTLRNQQVKQAFKELINKLVLIGKK; this is encoded by the coding sequence ATGAAAAACCACTCTATGATCAATGAATTTGTGCTCTTGGGcatatcagacacaccagaagttcaggttgtgatttttatctttttatttattgcttaTATATTAAGTGTCACTGGAAACCTAACCATCATCACTCTCACCTTGCTAGACTCCCAGTTAAAGACTCCTATGTATTTCTTCCTCCGGAATTTCTCCTTCTTAGAAATTATATTCACCAGTGTTTCCATTCCTAGATTTTTGGAGGCAATAATCACTAAAGTCAAGACCATTTCCTATAACAATTGTCTGACTCAGTTATTTTTCTTCATCTCCATGGGAGTGTCTGAGTTCTTTCTTCTAACCGCTATGTCTTATGATCGCTATGTTGCCATCTGCAAGCCATTGCACTATACCCTCATCATGAATCAGAAAGTCTGCACACTCCTTGTCCTCACCTCATGGATGGGAGGGTTTCTGACCATCTTTCCATTGCTCATGTTATTTCTCAAGTTAGACTTTTGTGCTTCGAATATCATTGATCACTTCTGCTGTGACTACTTCCCCATTCTGCAGCTCTCCTGCTCAGATACATGGCTTTTAGAGACAATAGGCTTTTACTTTGCATTTGTTACTCTGTTGTTCACACTGGCTTTAGTGATCTTGTCATACATTTGCATCATCAGCACCATTCTGAGGTTCCCATCTGCCAGTCAGAGGAAAAAGGCTTTCTCCACCTGTTCCTCTCATATGATTGTCATCTCCATCTCTTATGGCAGCTGCATTTTCATGTATGTCAAACCTTCTGCAAATGAAAGAGCATCACTGACCAAAGGAGTGGCTCTTCTCAATACCTCAATTGCTCCCATGCTGAACCCTTTTATATACACCTTGAGAAATCAACAAGTAAAACAAGCCTTCAAGGAGTTGATTAATAAATTAGTTTTGataggaaaaaaatga